One region of Prosthecobacter debontii genomic DNA includes:
- a CDS encoding glutathione S-transferase family protein — protein sequence MAQFPAEQSTDGSFRRQEDAFRRWVVADGSSEFPPEEGRYHLYVSLACPWAHRTLIIRSVLGLEKAIGVTVADPVRDDRGWAFRDGLGHSADQAAGFQFLSEAYLKSDPSFEGRYTVPVLWDTQTQSIVSNSEDDICRMFADGFRAFQRRFTDPFPAHLEDEQKTLSSYIYDRINNAVYKAGFATTQQAYEKAVGELFTALGAMEERLTRNIFLLGNDLTEADWRLFCTLIRFDAVYHGHFKCNLRQIQSYPQLSSYVRCLYQQSGIQQTVNFDHIKRHYFMTHEQINPTRIVPLGPDLTWLDEPSERELRFGSYWENTVLP from the coding sequence ATGGCCCAGTTTCCTGCTGAACAAAGCACGGATGGTAGCTTTCGGCGTCAGGAAGATGCTTTTCGCAGATGGGTCGTGGCGGATGGAAGCAGCGAGTTTCCACCGGAAGAAGGCCGCTATCATCTTTACGTTTCATTGGCCTGTCCGTGGGCACATCGCACTCTGATCATTCGCTCGGTGTTAGGCTTGGAAAAAGCCATTGGGGTGACCGTGGCAGATCCCGTGCGTGACGATCGCGGCTGGGCTTTTCGAGACGGGCTGGGACATTCCGCAGATCAAGCTGCTGGGTTTCAATTTCTGTCCGAGGCTTACTTGAAGTCAGACCCTTCATTCGAAGGGCGATACACGGTGCCTGTGCTGTGGGATACTCAGACGCAATCGATCGTGAGTAATTCTGAGGACGATATCTGTCGAATGTTTGCAGACGGTTTTAGAGCTTTTCAACGACGCTTCACAGATCCCTTTCCGGCTCATCTCGAAGACGAACAAAAAACATTGTCGTCTTACATTTACGACCGGATTAATAACGCTGTCTATAAGGCGGGATTTGCGACCACTCAGCAGGCTTATGAGAAAGCGGTGGGTGAGTTGTTCACTGCCCTGGGGGCGATGGAGGAGAGATTGACCAGAAATATATTCCTGCTCGGAAATGACCTGACGGAAGCGGATTGGCGGTTGTTCTGCACGTTGATTCGGTTTGATGCCGTGTATCACGGACATTTTAAGTGCAATCTCCGGCAGATTCAGAGTTATCCTCAGTTAAGCAGTTATGTGAGGTGTTTATACCAGCAATCCGGGATCCAGCAGACGGTCAATTTTGATCATATCAAACGACACTACTTCATGACTCATGAACAGATCAATCCAACACGGATCGTGCCGTTAGGACCTGACCTAACCTGGCTGGACGAGCCCTCTGAAAGAGAGCTCAGATTTGGATCTTATTGGGAAAACACCGTCTTACCTTGA
- a CDS encoding RNA polymerase sigma factor, protein MKITPTSAFAEMDDETLMANVAAKEPNALWVIHKRYHSILKSIIISVIHDETEADDVLQEVFIQIWTNASNYSVEKGKAAGWLITLARRRAIDRLRQRHAYQLATERLEKASKPSNAYEVESAHHDIENHDIRAYLNNLLDVLPVAQKEVVILAHLHGMSQRQIASSTSLPLGTVKTRLELGMRKLSHLACGSQHKVM, encoded by the coding sequence ATGAAAATTACCCCTACCTCCGCTTTCGCCGAAATGGACGACGAAACCCTCATGGCAAATGTGGCTGCAAAAGAACCGAACGCCCTCTGGGTCATCCACAAACGGTATCACTCGATTCTGAAGTCCATCATCATCTCCGTCATTCATGATGAGACCGAAGCTGACGACGTGCTGCAAGAGGTCTTCATCCAGATTTGGACCAATGCCTCCAACTATTCCGTGGAGAAAGGTAAGGCTGCTGGTTGGCTCATCACTTTGGCTCGCCGCCGTGCCATTGATCGTCTCCGCCAACGCCATGCTTATCAACTGGCCACTGAACGGCTGGAAAAGGCCTCAAAGCCCTCCAATGCCTACGAAGTGGAGAGTGCTCACCACGACATCGAGAATCACGACATCCGCGCTTACCTGAACAATCTGCTCGACGTTTTGCCCGTCGCTCAGAAAGAAGTGGTCATCCTGGCCCATCTCCACGGTATGAGTCAGCGCCAGATCGCCTCGAGCACCAGCCTGCCTCTGGGCACGGTTAAAACTCGCCTTGAACTCGGCATGCGTAAGCTGAGTCACTTGGCTTGTGGCTCCCAGCATAAGGTGATGTGA
- a CDS encoding sugar phosphate isomerase/epimerase family protein produces MNQWPIGLSTGCFYYRSIFDVLEGIAESGFRQIEICSYPRHLDYHQHDLVARAGERMRELELHPFSFHAPFADRIDITSLNDHTRQDAVKELCIACEAAAAMGAKNVVLHPGPEREGRPPQEEFLLHMEVAAESLNVVAQKCHQLGVNLLLENMLPHLLFGHISDMLYLLGQIQECNVGTCLDTGHACLARELGTVVHKLSGHLKMIHANDNRGDYDSHLNPGEGIIDWPWLLGELKGHQFKGSMILELTGNPYESITDTLARARRAFDYLVGVSKNN; encoded by the coding sequence ATGAATCAATGGCCCATCGGCCTGTCCACAGGCTGTTTTTATTACCGAAGCATTTTTGATGTTTTGGAAGGTATCGCAGAAAGCGGTTTCCGACAGATTGAAATTTGCTCGTATCCGCGTCATTTGGATTATCATCAGCATGACTTGGTTGCTCGAGCAGGTGAGCGGATGCGTGAGTTGGAACTGCATCCGTTTTCATTTCATGCCCCATTTGCCGACAGGATCGATATCACCTCCCTCAATGATCACACCCGCCAAGATGCGGTCAAAGAACTCTGCATCGCATGTGAGGCTGCGGCGGCCATGGGTGCCAAGAACGTCGTTTTGCATCCTGGCCCCGAAAGAGAAGGCAGGCCTCCTCAGGAGGAGTTCTTATTGCACATGGAGGTTGCTGCGGAGTCTCTCAATGTCGTGGCGCAGAAGTGTCACCAGCTCGGAGTCAATCTTCTGCTAGAGAATATGCTGCCGCACTTGTTGTTCGGCCATATCAGCGACATGCTTTATTTGTTGGGTCAGATCCAGGAGTGCAATGTCGGCACGTGTTTGGATACCGGGCATGCTTGCTTGGCGAGAGAACTCGGAACTGTGGTGCACAAGCTCTCCGGTCATTTAAAAATGATCCATGCCAACGATAACCGTGGGGACTATGACTCCCATCTCAATCCCGGTGAAGGGATCATCGATTGGCCTTGGTTGCTAGGTGAGCTCAAAGGGCATCAGTTCAAAGGATCGATGATTCTGGAACTCACGGGTAATCCTTATGAGTCGATCACGGATACCTTGGCTAGAGCTCGGCGTGCTTTCGATTATCTGGTGGGAGTGAGTAAAAACAACTGA
- a CDS encoding hybrid sensor histidine kinase/response regulator, whose product MPHQSSNDPGRTIVMVVDDQPQNVKLVSELLTVAMGYQVLKATSGQEALSLLKKTLPDLILLDVLMPEQDGVETCKIIKEKPEFADIPIIFLSAADDKNLIVQALESGGVDYVTKPFSRAELLTRVRTHLALKHARDSLKALAEDKDELLGILTHDLKNHLGGMQMSAQLLQDRMSSRLNDEKFTQLVDNILQNTTQMLAFVKEFLANSMAERVIQFNVEPVNLAQAAHHAVRQYQLTAERKDIELICQLNHDSSAIEADPSALKQILDNLISNAIKFSPSNRKIYITVAPVKGDCVECCIRDEGPGFTDEDKLHMFRRYARLTARPTAGEPSTGLGLSIVKKLVEAMNGHLRLDSTLGQGSAFTVRLPKARKTPSRQPAPSRP is encoded by the coding sequence ATGCCTCATCAATCCTCCAATGATCCAGGTCGCACCATTGTCATGGTAGTGGATGACCAGCCTCAGAATGTGAAGCTGGTGAGTGAACTGCTGACGGTAGCCATGGGTTACCAAGTGTTGAAAGCTACCAGCGGGCAGGAAGCGCTGAGTTTGCTCAAAAAGACTCTGCCTGATCTCATCCTGCTCGATGTACTCATGCCGGAGCAGGATGGCGTGGAAACCTGCAAGATCATCAAGGAGAAACCCGAGTTTGCGGACATCCCGATCATCTTTTTGTCCGCAGCCGATGATAAGAACCTCATCGTTCAGGCTTTGGAAAGTGGTGGTGTGGACTACGTCACGAAGCCATTCAGCCGCGCTGAGTTATTGACCCGCGTGCGCACCCACTTGGCTCTTAAACATGCTCGAGATTCGTTAAAAGCGCTCGCTGAGGATAAGGACGAGCTGCTCGGCATCCTCACTCATGACTTGAAAAATCACCTGGGCGGCATGCAGATGAGCGCTCAATTGCTGCAAGATCGGATGAGTAGCCGCCTGAACGACGAAAAGTTCACTCAACTGGTCGATAACATCCTGCAAAACACAACCCAAATGCTGGCCTTCGTGAAGGAGTTTCTCGCCAACAGCATGGCCGAGCGGGTGATTCAATTCAATGTTGAGCCCGTCAATTTAGCGCAAGCAGCCCATCATGCCGTTCGGCAGTATCAGCTGACAGCGGAGAGAAAAGACATCGAACTGATCTGCCAACTCAACCACGACAGCAGCGCGATTGAGGCCGACCCCAGCGCTCTCAAACAGATCCTGGACAACCTCATCTCCAACGCCATCAAATTTTCGCCTTCGAATCGCAAAATCTATATCACCGTCGCTCCCGTCAAAGGGGATTGCGTGGAGTGCTGCATCCGCGATGAAGGCCCGGGATTTACAGACGAAGACAAGCTCCACATGTTCAGACGTTACGCACGCCTCACCGCACGCCCGACTGCTGGCGAACCCAGCACTGGCCTGGGATTGAGTATTGTCAAAAAGTTGGTCGAAGCCATGAACGGTCACCTCCGCCTCGACTCCACCCTGGGGCAAGGTAGCGCCTTTACGGTCCGCCTACCCAAAGCCCGCAAAACCCCTTCCCGACAGCCCGCCCCCTCTCGCCCCTGA
- a CDS encoding sigma-54-dependent transcriptional regulator — MDFLVIDDEKSIRDATCMLIDDEGHYAEPVINSAAALTRLKEEKYDAILLDLNLGPENGLDLLDTLTKQYSHIPVVMFTAQGTVKTAVEAIRRGALDFLEKPFTREEFRAVLARLTRFRQMSQRIETLEKEVKEVRQQGGPDPLFDFETPAMKSAMEVLMRAAKAPASIMILGESGTGKSVVARAIHQHSHLKDKPFVTVSCPALSKELLQSELFGHVKGAFTGAIRDTWGKVKQAEGGTLFLDEIGELPLEIQPQLLRLLQEREYERVGESVTRKAEVRVIAATNRDLKECVRNRTFREDLFFRLNVISVEMPPLRHRADDVVRIAEHYTDFFAHQFGRKLHSLSDSARARIASYSWPGNLRELRNAIERAVILAGSDKLEASDLPAEVRGDMSGTSISHGTPTMSAGGGFDFSSCEGMTLQEIEDAYIRRILDTAPSLAEAANILGIDQATLYRKRKKMGLDGKAPR; from the coding sequence ATGGACTTTCTAGTAATCGACGACGAAAAGAGCATCCGTGATGCCACCTGCATGCTCATTGATGACGAGGGTCATTACGCAGAGCCTGTGATCAACAGCGCTGCAGCCTTGACCCGGCTCAAAGAAGAGAAATACGATGCGATACTTCTCGACCTAAACCTCGGGCCAGAAAATGGTTTGGATCTGCTTGATACCCTGACCAAGCAGTATTCTCACATCCCTGTCGTTATGTTTACGGCCCAAGGCACCGTGAAGACGGCTGTCGAAGCCATTCGCCGAGGTGCCTTGGACTTCTTGGAGAAACCCTTTACGCGGGAAGAGTTTAGAGCCGTTCTCGCGCGCCTCACACGGTTCCGCCAGATGAGCCAGCGAATCGAAACGCTGGAGAAAGAAGTGAAGGAAGTGCGCCAGCAAGGTGGCCCCGATCCTTTGTTCGACTTCGAGACGCCGGCTATGAAATCTGCCATGGAAGTCCTCATGCGCGCTGCCAAAGCGCCTGCCTCCATCATGATTTTGGGTGAAAGCGGCACCGGCAAAAGCGTAGTCGCACGCGCCATCCATCAGCACAGCCATCTCAAGGACAAACCTTTTGTTACCGTAAGCTGTCCTGCCTTGTCTAAAGAGCTTCTGCAGAGCGAGCTCTTTGGCCATGTCAAAGGAGCTTTCACCGGTGCGATCCGAGACACCTGGGGCAAGGTCAAGCAAGCCGAAGGCGGCACTCTATTCCTGGATGAAATCGGTGAGTTGCCACTGGAGATTCAGCCTCAACTGCTTCGCCTTTTACAAGAACGTGAATATGAACGGGTTGGCGAAAGCGTCACACGCAAAGCAGAGGTTCGAGTCATTGCCGCGACTAACCGTGATTTAAAAGAATGCGTGCGTAACCGCACCTTCCGTGAAGATCTGTTCTTCAGGCTTAACGTGATTTCGGTGGAAATGCCGCCCCTCCGACACCGTGCCGATGATGTGGTGCGCATTGCCGAGCATTACACCGATTTCTTTGCCCACCAGTTTGGCCGTAAACTGCATAGTTTATCGGACTCAGCGCGCGCGCGGATTGCCAGCTATAGCTGGCCGGGTAACCTTCGTGAACTCCGAAATGCCATCGAGCGGGCCGTGATTCTGGCAGGTTCCGATAAATTAGAAGCAAGTGATCTGCCGGCAGAAGTTCGCGGGGATATGAGCGGGACTTCCATATCGCATGGAACACCGACTATGTCAGCGGGCGGCGGCTTCGATTTCAGCAGTTGCGAAGGCATGACCTTGCAAGAAATCGAAGATGCCTACATCCGGCGTATCCTGGACACGGCCCCTAGCTTGGCAGAAGCCGCCAACATCCTCGGCATTGATCAAGCCACGCTCTATCGAAAGCGTAAAAAGATGGGTTTGGACGGCAAGGCCCCACGCTAA
- a CDS encoding DUF892 family protein, which translates to MKTLQDLYLHELQVLCSAEMQIKNALPRIIKAASCPDLKAALKSHYQLTQKHLGRLSEVLRNHSVTPQDQTCEGIYGLLQEWKNLQIEEGDDAVVRDLDIIAKCQRVKHYEIASYGSARAYAEQLGHYDDVALLTETLEEESGMDDELTSASIILLCDSSRVPKVNVVNPRAGSGYDSLGHTPLVAL; encoded by the coding sequence ATGAAAACGCTACAGGATTTATACCTGCATGAACTTCAAGTTTTATGCAGTGCGGAAATGCAGATCAAAAACGCACTTCCACGAATCATCAAAGCAGCCTCATGCCCTGACCTCAAGGCTGCGCTCAAGTCCCATTATCAACTCACTCAAAAGCACCTCGGACGGTTGAGTGAAGTTTTGAGAAACCACAGCGTCACCCCTCAGGACCAGACCTGTGAAGGCATCTATGGTTTGCTTCAGGAATGGAAAAACCTACAGATCGAGGAAGGCGATGACGCGGTGGTGCGAGATCTGGATATCATCGCCAAATGCCAACGCGTGAAGCACTATGAAATCGCGAGCTACGGCAGCGCACGTGCTTATGCCGAGCAACTCGGTCATTACGATGATGTCGCACTCTTGACTGAAACCTTAGAGGAAGAAAGTGGCATGGATGATGAACTCACCAGCGCTTCCATCATCCTGCTGTGTGACTCATCGAGAGTGCCCAAAGTAAATGTGGTGAATCCTCGCGCTGGCTCTGGCTACGATTCACTGGGCCATACGCCGTTGGTCGCTTTGTAA
- a CDS encoding CsbD family protein: MTKEVKDATNYEANKLKLKGTWHETKGKLKQKYAELTEDDLLYEEGKEDELYGRLQKRLGKSREEVEKIIEEQ; this comes from the coding sequence CTGACGAAAGAAGTCAAAGATGCGACAAATTACGAGGCTAATAAGCTGAAACTCAAAGGCACTTGGCATGAAACCAAGGGCAAGTTGAAACAAAAGTATGCGGAGCTCACCGAGGACGACCTGCTCTACGAGGAGGGTAAAGAGGATGAGTTGTATGGTCGGTTACAGAAACGTCTCGGAAAGAGCCGTGAGGAAGTCGAAAAGATCATCGAAGAGCAGTGA
- a CDS encoding PA2169 family four-helix-bundle protein, with translation MNIDILDWPGSQGDTQKIPLHQLPSSPPAISSRYSETTTETFGKLIQLTHDGEQGFLYAAQHVYDRGLRDELHKFARERRSITAELIHFLDEEGCEAPLLHSSTRASLHRTWMHVRTLLTDHDDQSILDEVERGEAEAVQAFQGALTQTPALTHPAHVLTGSVYQKIQRAHTRIRSLRDSGIYQHTP, from the coding sequence ATGAACATTGATATTCTCGATTGGCCAGGAAGCCAGGGAGACACCCAAAAGATTCCGTTGCATCAGCTTCCGTCCTCGCCCCCTGCCATTTCTTCCAGGTATTCTGAGACCACCACCGAGACCTTCGGAAAGCTGATTCAGCTCACTCATGATGGCGAACAAGGCTTCCTCTACGCAGCTCAACACGTCTATGACCGAGGGCTCAGGGACGAATTACACAAATTTGCCCGGGAACGCCGGAGCATCACTGCAGAACTGATCCATTTTCTCGATGAGGAAGGATGCGAAGCACCTCTCTTGCACAGTTCCACACGTGCTTCACTCCACCGCACTTGGATGCATGTTCGCACCTTATTAACCGATCACGATGACCAGTCTATTTTGGATGAAGTGGAACGTGGTGAAGCCGAGGCCGTCCAAGCCTTTCAAGGCGCGTTGACGCAAACTCCAGCGCTGACGCACCCCGCGCACGTCCTAACAGGCAGCGTCTACCAGAAAATCCAACGGGCGCACACCCGTATTCGAAGCTTGCGCGACAGCGGAATCTATCAGCATACACCGTGA
- the rpoN gene encoding RNA polymerase factor sigma-54, whose product MSSPALLQTHELSQHLSLELRQKLTVLQTPTHELELLVRQEMQQNPVLELENGVDTQVESSADDSSDEAWDDELRRLVRMDDEWRPTPTVATSTPDEEERRQFLMESITKPVTLAEHVTGQLLGMRFDDEEKADILLLLGHLNDNGWLKKPLADIAVEEDRPLEDLEFAQEMLLTLDPPGLGAVDLRQCLMVQLERENRSKTLEYHILDECFTALSRRKFEEIAAHFDVEVEDVQAATERITLLNPRPARDFDETPAIGFHVQPELTIEKQDGRWVVLMHREVTPSLRISSFYKSMMAEAGGKKDVREFIRDHIKRGRFFIDMLQQRQQTIQKVAEHIVSRQEEFFEQGSAALKPMTMGDIASEIGVHESTVSRTVAGKYANTPHGVFELRYFFSSGMATDSGESVSGRTVEAVLKEIIQAENRDQPLNDKEIAAQFAERGIRLSRRTVVKYRDRLGILPSALRRGS is encoded by the coding sequence GTGTCCTCCCCCGCTCTTCTGCAAACTCATGAACTCTCTCAGCATCTCTCGCTGGAGTTGCGCCAGAAGCTGACCGTTCTGCAAACTCCGACTCATGAGCTCGAATTGCTGGTCCGTCAGGAAATGCAGCAAAACCCTGTTCTCGAATTAGAAAACGGGGTGGATACCCAAGTCGAATCCTCTGCGGATGACAGCTCTGATGAGGCTTGGGACGATGAACTCCGCCGACTCGTGCGAATGGATGATGAGTGGAGGCCAACGCCTACGGTGGCCACCAGCACTCCAGATGAAGAAGAGCGCCGCCAGTTTCTGATGGAGTCAATTACCAAACCCGTCACCTTAGCTGAACATGTGACGGGGCAACTGCTCGGTATGCGATTCGATGATGAAGAAAAGGCGGATATTTTGCTCCTCCTCGGCCATCTGAATGATAACGGTTGGTTAAAGAAACCTTTGGCAGATATCGCTGTGGAAGAGGATCGCCCCTTGGAGGATCTGGAGTTTGCGCAGGAGATGTTGCTTACCCTCGATCCTCCCGGCTTAGGAGCCGTGGACTTACGTCAGTGTCTGATGGTCCAGCTCGAGCGGGAAAACCGGTCGAAAACACTGGAGTATCACATTTTGGATGAATGCTTCACGGCCCTATCCAGACGCAAGTTTGAAGAAATCGCCGCGCACTTTGATGTGGAAGTCGAGGATGTGCAAGCAGCGACTGAGCGCATTACCTTGCTCAATCCGAGACCGGCACGAGATTTTGATGAAACTCCGGCCATCGGATTTCATGTGCAGCCTGAGTTGACCATTGAAAAGCAGGACGGTCGTTGGGTGGTCCTCATGCATCGTGAGGTCACGCCCTCGCTACGCATCAGTTCGTTTTATAAAAGCATGATGGCAGAGGCTGGAGGTAAAAAAGATGTTCGTGAATTCATCCGGGATCACATCAAACGCGGTCGTTTTTTCATCGACATGCTCCAGCAGCGCCAACAAACGATTCAGAAAGTGGCGGAGCATATTGTCTCTAGACAAGAAGAGTTTTTCGAGCAGGGCTCTGCGGCGTTAAAACCTATGACGATGGGGGATATTGCCTCCGAAATTGGCGTTCACGAGAGCACGGTCAGCCGCACTGTTGCAGGCAAGTATGCTAATACACCGCATGGAGTTTTTGAGCTGCGCTACTTTTTCTCCTCAGGCATGGCTACGGACAGCGGAGAATCCGTCAGTGGACGCACCGTCGAGGCTGTCTTGAAGGAGATCATTCAAGCCGAAAACCGGGATCAGCCTCTCAATGATAAAGAGATCGCAGCTCAGTTTGCGGAACGTGGGATCCGATTGTCGCGGCGCACGGTGGTCAAATACCGGGATCGATTGGGCATTTTGCCCAGTGCTTTGCGCCGCGGATCGTGA
- a CDS encoding transglutaminase-like domain-containing protein, whose translation MTFKIITELDYSTQGQLSFLLNIRAQRNSQQRVLEERFTLIPQMPHLEKTDEVTGNRFDLITADLPGLYHIRYEAVVENKPVHVSASDLAETEVQDLQLDVLGCLYASRYCQSDRLGNLAAQQFGHLETPLKKVQAVMAWIAEHIAYVSGSTNASTSAVDSLVERRGVCRDFAHLGIAMCRALNIPARYFTGYAHDLQPPDFHACFETWIDHRWLLWDATGLASPDAVVRIGTGRDAADVSVCTSFGPLMLERQSVSCQVIDPDYQKMTPEQLEHVFISHS comes from the coding sequence ATGACTTTCAAAATCATCACTGAGCTCGACTATTCCACCCAAGGCCAGCTCAGCTTTCTTCTCAACATCCGTGCGCAACGGAATAGCCAGCAAAGAGTTTTAGAAGAGCGGTTCACCCTAATTCCCCAAATGCCCCATTTGGAAAAAACGGATGAAGTGACGGGAAATCGCTTTGATTTGATCACGGCGGACTTACCCGGCCTCTACCACATCCGCTACGAAGCAGTGGTCGAAAACAAACCTGTTCATGTTTCAGCGTCTGATTTGGCCGAAACGGAAGTCCAAGACTTGCAGCTTGATGTCCTCGGCTGCTTGTATGCCAGTCGGTATTGCCAGTCGGATCGCTTGGGCAACCTCGCTGCTCAGCAATTCGGCCATCTCGAAACGCCATTGAAAAAGGTGCAGGCGGTCATGGCCTGGATTGCCGAACACATTGCTTACGTCAGTGGTTCCACCAATGCCAGCACCTCCGCCGTGGATTCTCTGGTGGAGCGCCGCGGGGTATGTCGGGACTTTGCCCATCTCGGTATTGCCATGTGCCGGGCACTCAATATCCCGGCCCGCTATTTCACCGGCTATGCCCATGACCTCCAGCCTCCAGACTTCCACGCCTGCTTTGAGACATGGATTGATCACCGTTGGCTGCTCTGGGATGCCACTGGGCTTGCTTCTCCAGATGCTGTCGTGCGCATAGGCACGGGACGGGATGCTGCAGATGTATCGGTTTGCACCTCATTTGGCCCCCTTATGTTGGAACGCCAGTCGGTGAGCTGTCAGGTTATTGACCCCGATTATCAGAAGATGACCCCCGAACAACTCGAGCACGTCTTCATCTCTCATTCGTAG
- a CDS encoding transglutaminase family protein: MRRYYIEHRTIYRYSEPVRFGLHRLVLRPREGHDVTVVKHQLEIQPSARLFWLTDLFGNSIAIAEIPEPATSLEIVNKVIIERVGGPSDEAPPLITRESKITLPVAYPQMEQSVVSGYIHAVYPEEQSGVHEWAAQQIKGEVADMSAYEIVAHLNRCIHTQIRYRRREERGVQSPATTLSFSAGSCRDMANLLMEACRSLGLAARFASGYLDAAAANAGRGSTHAWVEVYLPDNGWCGFDPTVGGPISPKHVTLGVSSHPRGVMPISGIYDGSPGCYLGMDVAVTIRQSYDDDKLVEGNRSIVCLS, from the coding sequence ATGAGACGTTATTACATCGAGCATCGCACCATCTATCGCTACTCAGAGCCGGTGCGTTTTGGCCTGCATCGCCTTGTGCTTCGGCCCAGAGAAGGACATGATGTGACCGTCGTGAAGCACCAATTGGAGATTCAACCCAGCGCTCGCTTATTCTGGCTCACAGATCTCTTTGGAAACAGCATTGCGATAGCCGAAATACCTGAGCCAGCCACTTCTTTGGAAATCGTCAATAAAGTGATCATCGAGAGAGTCGGAGGGCCTTCAGATGAAGCTCCGCCACTCATTACACGGGAGTCAAAAATCACTCTCCCTGTGGCCTACCCACAAATGGAACAATCCGTGGTGAGCGGCTATATTCATGCCGTTTACCCCGAAGAACAGTCAGGTGTTCATGAATGGGCCGCCCAGCAAATAAAAGGTGAAGTTGCTGACATGTCTGCTTACGAAATCGTAGCTCATCTGAACCGCTGTATCCACACTCAGATCCGCTATCGACGCCGGGAAGAGAGAGGGGTGCAGTCACCGGCTACGACGTTGTCGTTTTCCGCCGGCTCCTGTCGAGACATGGCCAATCTCTTGATGGAGGCCTGCCGCTCTCTCGGCTTGGCAGCCCGGTTTGCCAGTGGCTACTTGGATGCAGCAGCGGCCAATGCCGGACGGGGCTCGACCCACGCCTGGGTTGAAGTGTACCTACCTGACAATGGGTGGTGCGGTTTTGATCCGACAGTCGGAGGCCCGATTTCGCCCAAACACGTTACGCTTGGGGTCAGTTCGCATCCTCGGGGTGTGATGCCCATCAGCGGCATTTACGATGGCTCTCCAGGCTGCTACCTCGGAATGGATGTGGCGGTGACCATCCGTCAAAGTTACGACGATGACAAGCTGGTGGAGGGTAATCGTTCTATCGTCTGCTTATCCTAA
- a CDS encoding CsbD family protein: MTTLKLKGSWNEAKGKLKQKYGQLTDNDLIFQEGKEDELLGRIQQRTGETKEDIRRFIEEV; this comes from the coding sequence ATGACTACACTTAAACTTAAAGGCAGTTGGAATGAAGCCAAAGGCAAACTCAAACAAAAGTATGGTCAACTGACCGATAACGATCTGATTTTCCAAGAGGGCAAAGAAGATGAACTTTTGGGCCGGATCCAGCAACGGACAGGTGAGACTAAAGAAGACATTCGTCGTTTCATCGAGGAGGTCTAA